The segment tcCTTTTGGTGATTAAACTTTATAATtcttcattttaatatttataattctttaacattatatttataattctttaacattattatatttataattattaacattatatttataattctttaacattatatttataattctttattaacattattatatttataattatttattaacattatatttataattatttattgacatatttataattctttaataacattatatttataattctttaacattattatatttataattctttaacattattatatttataattatttaacattatatttataattctttattaacattattatatttataattatttaacattatatttataattctttattaacattattatatttataattctttattaacattattatatttataattatttaacattgtatttataattctttattaacattattatatttataattctttattaacattattatatttataattatttaacattatatttataattcttttacattattatatttataattatttattaacattattatatttataattatttaacattatatttataattatttattaacattattatatttataattatttattaacattattatatttataattatttaacattatatttataattcttttacattattatatttataattatttattaacattattatatttataattatttaacattatatttataattctttattaacattattatatttataattatttattaacattattatatttataattatttattaacattattatatttataattctttaacattatatttataattctttaacattattatatttataattattaacattatatttataattctttaacattatatttataattctttaacattatatttataattctttaacattattatatttataattctttattaacattattatatttataattattaacattatatttataattctttaacattatatttataattctttaacattattatatttataattctttattaacattattatatttataattctttaacatatttataattatttattaacattattatatttataattatttaacattattatatttataattctttaacattattatatttataattatttattaacattatattcataattatttaacattattatatttataattctttaTTAACATTATGACACATTCAGGTGAAATCAGACACGTGGAACCTTTGTGTTCTTAATGAGTTTATTATGTTTTTCCGTAAGAACGTGGTACAAAAGGACTACTCGTTACTCATCACCGACCTTTAATCGTAAAGAAAAACTACATTGGCATATTAAGACAACACTTCCTATACACTACCACCGCCCTCGAGACGCCTCCAGGTGGAACCAGAGAAAAGGTTCTGCGTTCTCTTgataaaagaatataaaaatgttCCTTCTTTTCATTTGTCCGATGTGTCGTGtattaaaatagatttttaagCACTGCACAGTTTCTCCCGGAGAAGAGTTCTAGAAACAGATGAGGAGGTTCTGGGGACGGCTGCGTTCCCGTTTTAGGGTTCTGAAGCGCTGATATGGTTCCGTGTGGTTCGATATGCATCGCGTGGTACATTCTGCTGAGAGATCTTCTCTGATCatgatttattctttttaaaaggcAAGTTAGGCTCATTGTTATTAATGCTTCTGTGGTTCTCCGAGCCGGAGAACCGACGAGGAACCTTCACCCTCAGTTTCATCCTGCAGGAGTTCTACGGCACGAATGTGTGGAAGATCCAGTTGGTCGAGAAGAAGCAACGTTGGCCAAATGTTCACGACGTTATTGAGGGATTAAGTCGTTATTAAGAGATTAAGTTGTTATAGAGATTAAGTCGTTATTGAGAGATTAAGTTATACAGATTAAGTCGTTATTGAGGGATTAAGTTGTTATACAGATTAAGTCGTTATTGAGGGATTAAGTTGTTATTGAGGGATTAAGTCGTTATTAAGAGATTAAGTCGTTATTAAGAGATTAAGTCGTTATTGAGAGATTAAGTCGTTATAGAGGGATTAAGTCGTTATTGAGGGATTAAGTCGTTATTGAGGGATTAAGTCGTTATTGAGGGATTAAGTCGTTATTGAGAGATTAAGTCGTTATTGAGGGATTAAGTCGTTATTGAGGGATTAAGTCGTTATTAAGAGATTAAGTCATTATTGAGGGATTAAGTTGTTATTGAGGGAGAGATTAAGTCGTTATTGAGAGATTAAGTCATTAAAGTCGTTATTTTGGATACTGTGTAGTTTGAGATTCTAAATTGATATTTTGAgaatttaagtgtttttgtgcTAATATTTAGTCTCCTTTTACTTCTTTGCATAATTTGAGCTCCAACGACTTGAAATCTTTTGGTTTAAAGTGAACGAGTCTGGAGGCGCCGTCTGAAACGAGACCACCTCGTCTGAAACGAGACCACCTCGTCTGAAACGAGACCACCTCGCCTGAAACGAGACCGCCTGAAACAAGACCACCTCGTCTGAAACGAGACCACCTCGTCTGAAACGAGACCACCTCGCCTGAAACGAGACCGTCTGAAACGAGACCACCTCGTCTGAAACGAGACCACCTCGTCTGAAACGAGACCACCTCGCCTGAAACGAGACCGCCTGAAACAAGACCACCTCGTCTGAAACGAGACCGTCTGAAACGAGACCACCTCGCCTGAAACGAGACCGCCTGAAACGAGACCACCTCGCCTGAAACGAGACCGCCTGAAACAAGACCACCTCGTCTGAAACGAGACCACCTCGTCTGAAACGAGACCGCCTGAAACGAGACCACCTCGCCTGAAACGAGACCGCCTGAAACAAGACCACCTCGTCTGAAACGAGACCGCCTGAAACGAGACCGCCTGAAACGAGACCACCTCGCCTGAAACGAGACCGCCTGAAACAAGACCACCTCGTCTGAAACGAGACCGTCTGAAACGAGACCACCTCGCCTGAAACGAGACCGCCTGAAACGAGACCACCTCGCCTGAAACGAGACTGCCTGAAACAAGACCACCTCGTCTGAAACGAGACCACCTCGTCTGAAACGAGACCGCCTGAAACGAGACCACCTCGCCTGAAACGAGACCGCCTGAAACAAGACCACCTCGTCTGAAACGAGACCGCCTGAAACGAGACCGCCTGAAACGAGACCACCTCGCCTGAAACGAGACCGCCTGAAACAAGACCACCTCGTCTGAAACGAGACCGTCTGAAACGAGACCACCTCGCCTGAAACGAGACCGCCTGAAACGAGACCACCTCGCCTGAAACGAGACCGCCTGAAACAAGACCACCTCGTCTGAAACGAGACCACCTCGTCTGAAACGAGACCGCCTGAAACGAGACCACCTCGCCTGAAACGAGACCGCCTGAAACAAGACCACCTCGTCTGAAACGAGACCGCCTGAAACGAGACCGCCTGAAACGAGACCACCTCGCCTGAAACGAGACCGCCTGAAACGAGACCTCCTCGTCTGAAACGAGACCTCCTCGTCTGAAACGAGACCGCCTCTTATTAAACTGCAGTAAATTCAGTGGtggatatttaaaatatttaaatatgattaaagTAAATTGGCCCTCGGGAGCATTacgatatttatttatttccatttaattATTTCACGTTGTGTCGTAGAATCTGAACATTGTCGTCGATCTAATTTTAactactttatttattgttatttctaTAAAATACGTGTTTATAGATGTCGCTACATCATGAAGTTATTTCCCTCTGAATTATACTTATAattaaacctttttattttaatagttcAGGAACTTGTTTCTCgtttattgtgaaataaaaattattcttttagaaaaaaaaatattttaatgtttttatgtcttcatTTTAGGCGAGAAGCTCcagatttaatatatttaataaattcaTTTGTAATTTGAGAAGAAATGTTATCAAAACCTTCATCTGCAGACATCAACTTCAGTGTTCTGGtaaagtatatgtatatacaagtatacatatatatatatacttatacatactTATACTTATATGTGCATCTGGCTCAG is part of the Cyclopterus lumpus isolate fCycLum1 chromosome 23, fCycLum1.pri, whole genome shotgun sequence genome and harbors:
- the LOC117726398 gene encoding uncharacterized protein LOC117726398 codes for the protein MEINKYRNAPEGQFTLIIFKYFKYPPLNLLQFNKRRSRFRRGGLVSDEEVSFQAVSFQARWSRFRRSRFRRSRFRRGGLVSGGLVSGEVVSFQAVSFQTRWSRFRRGGLVSGGLVSGEVVSFQTVSFQTRWSCFRRSRFRRGGLVSGGLVSGGLVSDEVVLFQAVSFQARWSRFRRSRFRRGGLVSDEVVLFQAVSFQARWSRFRRSRFRRGGLVSDGLVSDEVVLFQAVSFQARWSRFRRGGLVSDEVVSFQTVSFQARWSRFRRGGLVSDEVVLFQAVSFQARWSRFRRGGLVSDEVVSFQTAPPDSFTLNQKISSRWSSNYAKK